TTGATCTTGACCGTGGCGCGGACCTCGGCGTGCAGGCGAACCGGCACTTCGTGGACGCCCAGGCTCTTGATCGCCGTGTTCAGGACGACCTGCGAGCGCTCGACCTTGCCGCCTTCGGCCTGGATGGCCTCGGCGACGTCGCGACCGGCGACCGAACCGTACAGGTGTCCGGTCTCACCGGCCTGACGGATCATGATGTAGGTCTGGCCGTCGATCTTGTCGGCGACCTTCTGAGCGTCGGCCTTGTTCTTGTCGTTGCGCTGCTCGATGGCGGCGCGGTCGAGTTCGAACGCCTTCAGGTTGGCGGCGGTGGCCCGGCGGGCCTTGTCGCGCGGCAGAAGGAAGTTGCGGGCGAAGCCGTCCTTGACGGACACGACGTCGCCGATGGCGCCGAGATTCTCGACGCGTTCCAGCAGAACGACCTTCATCTTACTTCACCACGTACGGCAGGAGGGCCAGATAGCGGGCGCGCTTGATGGCCTTGGCCAGTTCGCGCTGCTTCTTCTGGGAGACGGCGGTGATGCGCGAAGGCACGATCTTGCCGCGTTCGGAGACGTAACGCTGCAGCAGCTTGACGTCCTTGTAGTCGATCTTCGGCGCATTGGCGCCCGAGAACGGGCAAACCTTGCGGCGGCGATAGAAGGGGCGACGGCCGGCGGCGCCGGAGCCCGCCGGTGCGCCCGGGGTCGGGGCGGTTGTATCGGTCATGTTCCGGGTTCCTTATTCGGCGTCGGCGACGGGGGCGTCTTCGCGCGGGGTGCGCTCACGCTCACGCTCGCGTTCACGCTCGCGGCGGGCCAGCAGCGGCGACAGTTCCAGGTCGAGTTCCTCGACGCGGACGGTCAGCCAGCGCAGCACGTCTTCGTTGATGCCCAGCTGACGCTCGACTTCGGCCATGGCGGCCGGAGGGGCGTCGACGGCCAGCAGCGAATAGTGAGCCTTGCGGTTCTTCTTCACGCGGTACGTCAGGTTGCGCAGACCCCAGTATTCGATCTTGGCGACCGAGCCGCCACCGGCGACGATCAGATCCTTGATGGTGTCGTTCAGCGCTTCGGCCTGTTGCGCCGAGATGTCCTGGCGCGTCATGACCGTGTGCTCATATAGAGCCATGCGGTAGTCTCCCTTGTGGGCGTCGGCGCGGAAACGACCGGGTAAGTCGATCACCACGATGGCTCCTGGCGCGGCGGCCGGACCGATTGTCCAACCCTTTGGTGTTCCGCGACAGGACCGAAGCCCTGGAAAGGCGGGGCCTATAGGGGAAAAGGGGCGACGAGGCAAGAAAGCCGTGGCCGGACGCATCCGGTTCGACCTCTGACGCGCCGCCCCGC
Above is a genomic segment from Candidatus Brevundimonas colombiensis containing:
- the rplI gene encoding 50S ribosomal protein L9, with product MKVVLLERVENLGAIGDVVSVKDGFARNFLLPRDKARRATAANLKAFELDRAAIEQRNDKNKADAQKVADKIDGQTYIMIRQAGETGHLYGSVAGRDVAEAIQAEGGKVERSQVVLNTAIKSLGVHEVPVRLHAEVRATVKINIARSMDEAERQAKGEDVIRSQFDDERQAAEQSAQELIEGGAGQQEGFGDEA
- the rpsR gene encoding 30S ribosomal protein S18, which encodes MTDTTAPTPGAPAGSGAAGRRPFYRRRKVCPFSGANAPKIDYKDVKLLQRYVSERGKIVPSRITAVSQKKQRELAKAIKRARYLALLPYVVK
- the rpsF gene encoding 30S ribosomal protein S6 encodes the protein MALYEHTVMTRQDISAQQAEALNDTIKDLIVAGGGSVAKIEYWGLRNLTYRVKKNRKAHYSLLAVDAPPAAMAEVERQLGINEDVLRWLTVRVEELDLELSPLLARRERERERERERTPREDAPVADAE